Part of the Devosia sp. SL43 genome, CATCCCCAATGACTGATTTCGAGCGCGTACGCGCTTACATGGTGGATAACCAGCTGCGCACCAGCGGGGTGACCGAGCATCGCCTTCTGGCCAGCATGGCCGCTGTTCCGCGCGAGCTCTTTGTCTCCGCCGATCGCCAGGCCGTTGCCTATGTCGACGATGTCCAGTGGCTGGGCCAGCCTCCCGCGCGCCGCTTCATGCCGCCCCCGGCTTTGCTGGCCAAGCTGTTGCAACTGGCTGAAATCACCGAGAAAGACCATGTGCTCGATATCGGCGCGGCCACCGGCTACGCGACTGCGGTCATCGCTGGTTACGCGGCATCCGCGACCGGCCTGGAGGCCGATGCAGGTCTGGTTGGTCTTGCCCGCGCCAATCTCGAAAGATTGGGCCTCGCCAATGCTGACATCGTGGCTGGCGACATCGCTGCGTTGCGCGGCCGGCAGTTCGACGTGGTCATCGTGCAGGGTGCACTCGATAATGTTCCCGACACCTTCTTCGCTGCGCTTAAGGACGGGGGGCGACTGGTCGCTTTGGTTCGCCAAGGTCGCGTCGCGGTTGCCAATGTCTTCGTAAAGGCTGGCACGACCATCACTGCGCGAGGTGAGTTCAATGCCACCTTGCCACCGCTGCTTGCGCCGCAGGCAGTTGAGGATTTTGTTTTTTGAGCGTGGGTTGCAACCCAGTGTTGCCGCTGGAACACGGCGGGCATAAATCGCGCATTAACGTTTTGTTGGGATTGTTGCAGCTGGTTGTTAACACCATCTGCCGCGCATACTGTTCTGAGACTTGGAGGCGGGCCATGAGTTTTCGCGGGAATTTGGTCGCAAGTGCGCTGGCTCTGAGCCTGGCTTCATTTGCTATGGGTGGCGCACAGGCGCAGTCGATCACTCAGGCGCTGACAGCCGCCTACAATCACGCACCCGACCTGCAGGCGGCGCTGCTCGACGCCAAGGCGTCGGCGGAAAACATCGCATTGGCCGAAGCCGGCAAGCGCCCCACCATCGGGGCGTCGCTTGCGGGTAACTATAGCGGCAGTCTGTCGAACGGCGCGTTCAGCGGTGGACCGTCCATCACCACCGGCATATCCTACAACCAGACCATCTTCGACAATTTCCAGACCGAAGCGCAGATCGAAGCCGCTCGCGCCGGTGCGGAAGTGGCCGAGTACCAGATTCGCAATACCGAACAGAACGTGTTGCTGGCGGTCGTGCAGGCCTACATGAACGTGCTGAGCAACCGGCAGCTCGTCGCGTTGCGGCAGGAGAACGTCAACTTCTTCCAGGCGCAGCTGCAATCCGCGCAGGATCGGCTCGATGTGGGTGAGGGCACGCGCATCGACGTGGCGCAGGCCCAGGCGCGCCTTGCGCAGGGCGATGCGACCTACCGCGCTGCCCAGGCCAGTCTTGAGATCAGCCAGGCGACATTCCAGCGCTACGTCGGCACGGCACCGCAGAGCCTCGACTCGTCGCACAACTTCGGCCGTCTCATTCCGTCCAGCCTGCAGTCGGCCATCTCCGAGGCCGAAGCGGGTCACCCGGCGATCCTGATGGCCAAGGCCGCGATCCGCGCCGCTCAGGCCGCCAGCGATGGCGCCCAGGCCGCCTTTGGCCCCACCGCGAGCATCAGCGGTCAGATTGGCAGCCGCTGGTCAGGCACCGCCGGCGCGGCCGGAGATGGGTTCAGCGGTTCTGTTGGTTTCCAGATCACCGTGCCGA contains:
- a CDS encoding protein-L-isoaspartate O-methyltransferase family protein; amino-acid sequence: MTDFERVRAYMVDNQLRTSGVTEHRLLASMAAVPRELFVSADRQAVAYVDDVQWLGQPPARRFMPPPALLAKLLQLAEITEKDHVLDIGAATGYATAVIAGYAASATGLEADAGLVGLARANLERLGLANADIVAGDIAALRGRQFDVVIVQGALDNVPDTFFAALKDGGRLVALVRQGRVAVANVFVKAGTTITARGEFNATLPPLLAPQAVEDFVF
- a CDS encoding TolC family outer membrane protein is translated as MSFRGNLVASALALSLASFAMGGAQAQSITQALTAAYNHAPDLQAALLDAKASAENIALAEAGKRPTIGASLAGNYSGSLSNGAFSGGPSITTGISYNQTIFDNFQTEAQIEAARAGAEVAEYQIRNTEQNVLLAVVQAYMNVLSNRQLVALRQENVNFFQAQLQSAQDRLDVGEGTRIDVAQAQARLAQGDATYRAAQASLEISQATFQRYVGTAPQSLDSSHNFGRLIPSSLQSAISEAEAGHPAILMAKAAIRAAQAASDGAQAAFGPTASISGQIGSRWSGTAGAAGDGFSGSVGFQITVPIYAGGAIGAGVRKANINQIKSEVDAMSAYDQIREAVISAWAGIQSADAQISAANAAVSAGRTVLDGVIQERDLGTRTTLDVLNAQAELTTAREGLINASANKVLATFSLLSAMGHLTATDLALNVEVKSAVTYTQTVDDVWQELRSVED